The following proteins are encoded in a genomic region of uncultured Vibrio sp.:
- a CDS encoding MurR/RpiR family transcriptional regulator: MNTLEKIQKNLENFSKSERKVAEVIMASPQTAIHSSIATLAKMADVSEPTVNRFCRRLDTKGFPDFKLHLAQSLANGTPYVNRNVEEDDGPDAYTHKIFESTMACLDVAKNSLDAMQINRAVDLLTQAKRISFFGLGASSAVARDAQNKFIRFNIPITCFEDIVMQRMSCINCSDNDVIVLISHTGRTKSQVEIANLARENGATVIAITAKDSPLEKASSLAITLDIPEDTDVYMPMASRVVQMTVIDVLATGFTLRRGTGFRENLKRVKDALKDSRYDKLSQY; encoded by the coding sequence ATGAATACATTAGAAAAAATTCAAAAAAATCTGGAGAATTTCAGTAAATCTGAGCGCAAAGTTGCAGAAGTCATTATGGCGTCTCCACAAACTGCTATTCACTCGAGCATCGCCACGTTAGCTAAAATGGCCGACGTAAGTGAACCCACTGTAAACCGCTTCTGTCGTCGACTGGATACAAAAGGCTTTCCAGATTTTAAACTTCACTTGGCACAGAGCTTGGCTAACGGTACTCCATATGTAAACCGTAACGTAGAAGAAGATGATGGTCCTGATGCGTACACGCATAAGATTTTCGAATCTACAATGGCTTGCTTGGATGTAGCGAAAAACAGCCTGGATGCAATGCAAATTAACCGTGCTGTCGATTTGCTGACTCAAGCAAAACGTATCTCTTTCTTTGGCTTAGGCGCATCGTCTGCCGTTGCCCGGGATGCACAAAACAAATTTATTCGCTTTAATATTCCAATCACTTGCTTTGAAGATATCGTCATGCAACGCATGAGCTGTATTAATTGCAGTGATAATGATGTGATTGTTTTGATCTCTCACACTGGCCGCACTAAAAGCCAGGTAGAAATTGCGAACCTCGCCCGAGAAAATGGCGCTACGGTTATTGCGATTACAGCAAAAGACTCGCCGTTAGAAAAGGCAAGCTCTTTGGCGATTACGCTCGATATCCCTGAAGATACAGACGTATACATGCCAATGGCTAGCCGCGTTGTACAGATGACAGTAATTGATGTTTTGGCAACGGGCTTTACTCTCCGTCGAGGTACGGGCTTCCGTGAAAACCTCAAACGAGTGAAAGACGCACTAAAAGACAGTCGCTACGATAAATTAAGCCAATACTAA
- a CDS encoding iron-containing alcohol dehydrogenase translates to MFQFMTATRIIFGEGALQSSLSIINQFGYSVLLVTGRDKQRAIPILSYLKAQGMRYQHVAITGEPNITMVEETAILGRKFKPDMVIAIGGGSVLDMGKALAAIVPNHGDVYDYVEVVGRNVPLKAKPLHFIAIPTTASTGSEVTRNAVLKSGQDKVKVSLRSPDMLADVAIVDPTLTYDTDPYTSGRGAMDAFTHLMEAYVCGEPNPLTDMVCEEGLRRLSRSVIAGCKHNDHKARSDLSFAALLGGMAITNAKLGAAHGLASALGGKLDAPHSVITARLAPHVMQENIYAAKKAGRTDVINRYKKLAQLVTNRTNAHEHDGVLWVKLVLDKLELPSLGQFGVCQTSFDQVASDALKSVAIKGNPLPLNKERLIFILKQVCDCRDNVDVESVPQAGSVEVLESSTDLTSVDE, encoded by the coding sequence ATGTTTCAGTTCATGACTGCAACAAGGATTATTTTTGGTGAAGGCGCACTGCAGTCTTCGTTATCCATCATCAACCAATTCGGCTACAGCGTATTGTTAGTCACTGGTCGGGACAAGCAAAGAGCAATACCAATCCTCAGTTATCTCAAAGCACAGGGTATGCGTTATCAGCACGTCGCGATTACTGGAGAGCCAAATATCACAATGGTGGAAGAGACCGCGATTTTGGGCCGAAAATTTAAGCCGGATATGGTTATCGCTATTGGTGGTGGCAGCGTCCTAGATATGGGGAAAGCGTTAGCCGCTATTGTTCCAAATCATGGTGATGTTTATGACTATGTTGAAGTCGTGGGAAGAAATGTGCCGTTAAAGGCAAAACCTCTTCATTTTATCGCCATTCCAACTACCGCAAGTACGGGGTCTGAAGTGACTCGAAACGCGGTATTAAAATCTGGACAAGATAAAGTCAAAGTCAGCCTGAGAAGTCCGGATATGCTCGCAGACGTCGCGATTGTCGATCCTACCTTAACGTATGATACCGATCCCTATACCTCAGGGCGTGGTGCAATGGATGCGTTTACCCATTTGATGGAAGCCTATGTGTGTGGTGAACCCAATCCTTTAACAGATATGGTATGTGAAGAAGGTTTACGTCGGTTAAGTCGCTCAGTCATTGCTGGGTGTAAGCACAACGACCATAAAGCGCGATCAGATTTATCCTTTGCGGCTTTGCTGGGCGGGATGGCGATCACTAATGCAAAACTTGGTGCGGCACATGGTTTAGCTTCTGCTCTAGGTGGAAAGCTTGACGCTCCTCATAGTGTGATAACCGCGCGTTTAGCGCCTCATGTTATGCAGGAAAATATCTATGCTGCAAAAAAAGCGGGCAGGACGGACGTAATTAATCGCTATAAAAAGCTTGCCCAACTTGTTACAAATCGTACAAATGCGCATGAACATGATGGCGTGCTTTGGGTGAAATTGGTGCTTGATAAGTTAGAGTTACCTTCACTTGGACAATTTGGTGTGTGCCAGACGTCGTTTGATCAGGTAGCGAGCGATGCACTTAAGTCTGTTGCGATAAAGGGTAACCCGTTACCTTTGAATAAAGAACGTCTTATCTTCATTCTTAAACAAGTCTGTGATTGTAGAGACAACGTTGATGTTGAAAGTGTGCCGCAAGCCGGCTCTGTTGAGGTGCTAGAGTCAAGCACGGATCTGACGAGTGTGGATGAATAA
- a CDS encoding GrxA family glutaredoxin produces the protein MFVVIFGRPACPYCVRAKEHAETLKAKRDDFNYRYVDIHAEGISKADLEKTVGKPVATVPQIFIDQEHIGGCDEFEAYAKEHLGLFDVV, from the coding sequence ATGTTCGTTGTTATCTTCGGTCGCCCAGCATGTCCTTACTGTGTTCGTGCAAAAGAGCATGCAGAAACGCTAAAAGCAAAACGTGATGACTTTAACTACCGTTACGTTGACATTCATGCTGAAGGCATCTCTAAAGCAGACCTTGAGAAAACTGTAGGCAAACCAGTTGCAACTGTTCCTCAAATTTTCATCGACCAAGAACACATTGGTGGTTGTGATGAGTTTGAAGCTTACGCGAAAGAGCACCTAGGTCTATTCGACGTAGTGTAA